Genomic DNA from Streptomyces diastaticus subsp. diastaticus:
GCGCGGTCGGTGTTGTTGGCGTAGGGCCGCAGGTAGGCCCACTCGTCCAGCAGGGTGCGGTTGAAGCGCCCGGCCTTTCCGTTCGTCTGTGGCCGGTAGGGGCGGGTGCGTTTGTGAGTGATGCCTGCGGCCTTGAGCGTCTCGTGCCAGATGCGGGAGCGGTAACAGGAGCCGTTGTCGGTCAGTACGCGCTCGACGGTGATGCCGAGGTCGGTGAAGAACGCCTGTGCCCGGCGCCAGAAAGCGGTGGCGGTCTCCTTGCGTTCGTCGGTGAGGATCTCGCTGTAGGTCAGGCGGGTGTGGTCGTCGACGGCGGTGTGGATGAAGCTGTAGCCGATCTTCGGGGTACCGCTGGAGGTTCGTTCGGTGGTGGTGGCGTTCCGGTTGGACTCGCCGGCCTGACGGCTGTGGACCTTGTGGCCGCCGCCGTCGGGAATGTTGCCGAACTTCTTGATGTCCACGTGGACCAGTTCGCCGGGGCGGGAGCGCTCGTAGCGGCGGATGACCTTGCCGGTGGGCCTGTCCAGGAAGGCCAGGCGGTGGAGTCCATGGCGGGTCAGGACGCGGTACACGGTGGATGAACCGCCCCGGGTTCGGTAGAGACCTCAGATTGTGGTGGTGACCTGGGGTTTCGTGAGTTCCGTGTAGTAGTTGGTCTCGTACTCGACGGGTGGGACGTGGCCTATCTCACCGTGCAGTCGGCGGTGGCAGTACCGGTCGACCCACTCGGCGGTGGCCAGCTCGACCTGGGAGAGGGTCTTCCAGGGCCGCTGCGGCTTGATCAATTCGGTTTTGAACAGGCCGATCGTGCTCTCCATCAGGGCGTTGTCGTACGCATCGCCGACAGATCCGATCGAGGCCGCGATGCCGGCCGCGTCCAGGTGTTCGGCCAGCCGGAAACTGGTGTACTGGCTCCCCGCGTCGCTGTGATGTATCAACTCGCCGCGAACATGGGGGTGTTCATCGCGGTCGCGCTGCCACAGTGCCATCTCCAGAGCGTCCAGGACGAGCTGGGTCTCCTTCGACGTCGCGGCGGACCAGCCGACGATCCGGCGGGAGAAGGTGTCCACGACGAAGGCCACGTAGACCACCCCGGCCCAGGTCGCCACGTGCGTGAAATCCGCGACCCAGCAGCGATTCGGCGCGCCGGCGACGAAGTCGCGGTCCACCCGGTCCGGGGCCCGCTCGGCCTGGTGGTCCGGAATCGTGGTGAGGACCCTCTTGCCGCGGACCGCGCCGGCGATGCCCAGCTCGCGCATCAGCCGTTCGACGGTGCAGCGGGCCACCGCGTGACCCTGCCGGTTCAGCTCCCGCCAGATCTTCCGGGCCCCGTAGACACGGTAGTTGTCGGTGTGGACCTGGCGGATCCGCTCCTTGAGTTCCGCGTCCCGCACGGAACGGGCAGACGGGACGGCCAGGCGTTTCTTGTGCGCGTAATAGGTGGAAGGGGCGATCTTGCAGTCGTGCTCGGTGAGCATCCTGCAGATCGGCTCGACGCCGCCGAAGCGGTCCCGGTGCTCGTCGATGAACGCTACGAGCGTGTGTGTGGCCGGTCGAGCTCGGCCGCGAAGAAACTCGCTGCCGCCTTCAGGATCTCGTTCGCCCTCTTCAGCTCGGCGTTCTCCTTCTTCAATGCCTTGAGCTGGGCGGACTCCTCCGTCGTCGTTCCCGGCCGCGTCCCCGCGTCGATCTCGTGCTGCTTCACCCAGTTCCGCAGCGTCTCGCGGGACCCGATGCCGAGCTTGTCGGTGACCGCCTGCAGAGCGGCCGTCTCGTTCGGGTGGTCGTCGCGCACCTCGGCGACCATGCGCACCGCGCGACGGCGCAGCTCAAGCGGGTAACGGGAAGGTCGTGCCATGACTCGATCCTTTCATGAAATCGAGTCTCCATTCGAACCGGGGCGGTTCACCAGATGGCCTCTCGTCGCCCCAGCAGCCGGACTACGGCCCGGCGTGAGCGGAGACAGCCGAGCTTCGCGCTTTGGGCAGGACGATGCCCTCGGCCTGCGCAGCCTTCCCAGGGCGGAGCGTCCACGGCACCGAGGAGGTGTCCGTCAGCCACTCATTCGCCAGCAGACGCCCCACGATGAAGCCGCGCAGCGAGTGCTTCACGTCCCACCCCAGACCCGAGCACAGCTGGCGGTACGAGGGACCGTGTCCGTGTTCGGCCCGGAAGGCCACGGTGAACTCAGCTGCCAGAAGACCGCGGTCAGGGTGTGCGTTCTTCCACTCGCCGTAGGCGGCTTTGACGTTTTTGGAGAAGAACTGGGGCCGGCCGGGGGCCATGAACGCCTCGGCGACCTGCTCTGGAGGGAGAGCGCACACGGCGCAGTACTCGACGGACTCGACATGCCGTCGCAGCGCAGGGGTGGCGGTGCGTTTCCACTGCGCCCACGCATCGACATTGAACTGGAATCCCGGAGTTGAAGGGCGTACGGCCTCGGTGTCTCCCTCCGGCAGCTTGGCTGCTTGTTCCTCCGGGGTGGGAGGGCGCATGCCCGACAGATGGCGGACGGCGGGGTCGAGGCGGCAACGTTCCTCGGACAGCTCGGCGAGGAAGCCCTTCCGCAGGAGGTCGGGCAAGGTGGCCCGACAGATTTCGGGAAGGTCGGGCGGGATCTGGCCGATGAGCTTGGACGTGCTGTAGGCGGCGACGAACAAGCCGGCCAGCCGTGCGGCGGGAGGGAGCTTCTTGACCGGCTTGGCGGACACGGTCTTCGTGGTCCATCCGGACACCCGCGAGCGGACGTTCTTCCCGAACGGCAGGGGATGGCCGGTTTCCCGGGCCAGGTCGGGGACGGTGATGGGGACCGGCGTGGCGGGATCGCCGTCGAAGAGCGCATCGTCCATCTGCCAGCCCAGGCCGCGAAGAGCATCAACGGCGCCACGCGCATCGCCCAGCCGCAAAGCAGACAGGTCCGTCCCGGTGAGGTTGCCGACACCGCCGCGTGCAGCCCGGATGGCCACGACCGCAGCAACGAGCTGAGCGTCGGGCCCGGGCAGTTTTAGTGAGGCCACGTAGCGCAGCAGCGTGCGCGCCGCCTCGCCTTGTTGACTCGTCAGGAGGAAGGGCAGCGTCTGCGGGCTGCCGGCCGGGACAGTGCTGACGCTGCTGGGACTGGATGCGATCTTCGGCACAACCTGTCCAACGCGCGCCGAAGAGCGCTGGTCACTGCGCGTACGCCGTCTGGAGCGACGGCGCGCCACCCCTTTCACTCGAGCAGCCCAGGATCAAGGGCCTCTGTCATCCGGCAACGGGCTTCTTGACCTCGGATGTCTTGCGCCTGAGCCAGGTTGCCGCAGTCAGCACGAGCGTAGTGCCGGTGGCGATGAGGACGACGGTGTCGGGGGTCGTGGCGGTGAGGAGGAGGCCGGTGGCGGCGGCGCTGAGGCCGTAACCGATGCCGCTGCCCGCGTAGAGGGCGGAGTAGCCGACGGGGTGGAGGTCGCTGGGGAGTTCTTCACGAAGGGTGAGGTTGCGGGTGATCAGTACGACGGCCTGCAGGAGGCCGGTGAGGGCGAGGAGACCGGCGATAGCCGGCCAGGTGGAAGCAAGAGCCGTGGCGGCGACGCCCGCGATCATTACGAGAAGCAGGACCGTACTTTGGCGTTCAACGCGGCCGGGCCAGGTGCGGGCACCGTAGACCAGACCGCCGACGATGCTCGCAAGGGCGAAGCCGGTCAAGATCGGGCCACTGTAGGTGACGGGCAGATCCCGGTGCTCGAGGAGGGCGGGCAGCGTGAGCTCGATGCTCGCCAGCAGGTACATGGCAGCGATGCTGGTCACGTA
This window encodes:
- a CDS encoding IS3 family transposase (programmed frameshift), with protein sequence MARPSRYPLELRRRAVRMVAEVRDDHPNETAALQAVTDKLGIGSRETLRNWVKQHEIDAGTRPGTTTEESAQLKALKKENAELKRANEILKAAAKFLRGRARPATHTLVAFIDEHRDRFGGVEPICRMLTEHDCKIAPSTYYAHKKRLAVPSARSVRDAELKERIRQVHTDNYRVYGARKIWRELNRQGHAVARCTVERLMRELGIAGAVRGKRVLTTIPDHQAERAPDRVDRDFVAGAPNRCWVADFTHVATWAGVVYVAFVVDTFSRRIVGWSAATSKETQLVLDALEMALWQRDRDEHPHVRGELIHHSDAGSQYTSFRLAEHLDAAGIAASIGSVGDAYDNALMESTIGLFKTELIKPQRPWKTLSQVELATAEWVDRYCHRRLHGEIGHVPPVEYETNYYTELTKPQVTTTI